In Subdoligranulum variabile, the genomic stretch CGGCGGCTTGCGAGAAAAAGCAAGCCGTCGTTTCTTCTCTCAAGCGGGAGACGAAAACCGTCAACCCTCCGAAGCTCTATGATCTGACCACCTTGCAGCGCGAGGCAAACCGATATTACGGCTTCACCGCCCAGCAGACGCTCGATCTCGTACAAACACTCTACGAAAAGAAGCTCCTGACCTATCCGCGCACGGACAGCCAGTTCATTACGGACGATATGGAGGACACCGCCCGTCAGGTCATTTCTATTGTCTGCCGCCAGCTTCCGCTTTTCTCCGGTGTTTCGGTTACTCCGGACACTGCCCGCGTAACCGACAACAGCAAGGTCACAGATCACCATGCCATTCTCCCGACCGTCCAGCTTGAAAAGCAGGATGTTTCCGCACTCCCTCAGTCGGAGCAGAAAATTCTCAATCTTGTCGGGATGCGCCTTCTGTGTGCGACCGGCGAGAAGCACACCTACGCAGAAACGCAGATCTCGCTCTCCTGCGAGGGCTACGAGTTCAAAACCAAGGGCAAGACCGTCGTTCAAAACGGATGGAAAGCCATCGAAGAGCTGTTCAAGGCTTCCCTCAAGGCGAAGGAAAAAGACGATCCCGTGAAGTCCCTGCCCGAAGTCCATGAGGGCGATATGCTGGATGGTGTGTCTGCCAGCGTCACCGAACGCTTCACAACGCCTCCGAAGCAGTACACGGATGTGATATTTTGTGAGCGTAAGGAGTGGATAGGAATTGAAGAAAGGAGTTCAGCATGAGAAGAAAAAAAGATAAAAGCAATGGCATTACTGCTTTGTATGAAAGACTGTCTCGTGATGATGATAATGCTGGAGAGAGTAACAGTATAGTTCATCAAAAGCAAATGCTTGAAGATTATGCTATGAAACATGGTTTTACGAATCTTGTTCATTTTACCGATGATGGTTGGAGTGGAGCGACCTTTGACAGACCTTCATGGAACAGACTTGTTGAAGGTGTTAAAAACGGAGAAATCACTGCCTGTATCTGCAAAGATATGTCCAGAATCGGCAGAGATCATCTGCAAGTAGGTTTTTTCACTGACATTCTGTTTAGAGAAAAGGAAGTTCGATTTATAGCAATCAATAATGGTATTGACAGTGACCGTCAAGAAACCAGTGAGTTTGCCCCTTTTCTGAATATCATGAATGAGTGGTTTGTCAGGGACACAAGTAAGAAAATTAAAGCTGTACTGAAATCCAGAGGTTCTTCCGGCAACGCTCATACAAGTAATATTCCACCATACGGCTATTTGAAAGACCCCGAAAACCCCGACCATTGGATTATTGATGAAGAAGCTGCTGAAGTAGTCCGCAGAATTTATCGCATGACTATTGAGGGAAAAGGACCTTATCAGATAGCAAGAGAACTTTCAGAAGAAAAAATAGAAAGACCATCTTATTATCTTGGCAAAAAGGGACTTGGAAATCATGCAAGCAACTATGACAAAGAAAATCCGTATATGTGGCGAGGAAATCAGGTTACTACTCTGATTGCCCGACCAGAGTATATCGGAAAGACTGTCAATTTCAGGACATTCAAAAATTCCTATAAGGACAAAAAGACGAAAAGGGCAGATAAGGAAGATTGGGTGGTTTTTGATGATACACAAGAGCCTATTGTCGATGAAGAAACATGGCTGCTTGCTCAAAAGTTAAGACAGAATGTAAGAAAAGCAGCTCCTATGGGCGAGCCTAATGTTCTGACCGGAAAGATTTACTGTGCTGATTGTGGTGCGCCGATGTATAATCACAGGCAGCGGAAAGGGCGAGAAAGAATATACTATACTGCCAAAGGCGAAAAAAGGACAAGTCATTCCAATCCGGCAGATTGTTATGAATGTTCCACATATAATCTGGGTTGTCAGAGATATGACCGGCATTGTACTTGCCACCATATTTCAACAAAAGCACTTAAAAGCATCATTCTGAAAACCATACAGGAGACTTGCCATTATGTTTCTTTGAATGAGCGGGAGTTTGTTTATTCTCTGCAAGAAGAATCGGCGATGAAAGATATTGCTGTTTCTGAAACTGTAAAAAACCGCATTGAAAGAAATCAGAAGCGAGTTCACGAACTGGATATGCTTATCAGGAAAATCTATGAAGATAATGTAATTGGAAGATTGCCGGACAGGCTTTTTCAGAGTATGCTTACTGATTATGAAAATGAGCAGAACGAGCTAAACAAGATTATTGAGACTGACACCGCTGATATGCAACGAATTATAGGCGGTCAAAATAATGTG encodes the following:
- a CDS encoding recombinase family protein; this encodes MRRKKDKSNGITALYERLSRDDDNAGESNSIVHQKQMLEDYAMKHGFTNLVHFTDDGWSGATFDRPSWNRLVEGVKNGEITACICKDMSRIGRDHLQVGFFTDILFREKEVRFIAINNGIDSDRQETSEFAPFLNIMNEWFVRDTSKKIKAVLKSRGSSGNAHTSNIPPYGYLKDPENPDHWIIDEEAAEVVRRIYRMTIEGKGPYQIARELSEEKIERPSYYLGKKGLGNHASNYDKENPYMWRGNQVTTLIARPEYIGKTVNFRTFKNSYKDKKTKRADKEDWVVFDDTQEPIVDEETWLLAQKLRQNVRKAAPMGEPNVLTGKIYCADCGAPMYNHRQRKGRERIYYTAKGEKRTSHSNPADCYECSTYNLGCQRYDRHCTCHHISTKALKSIILKTIQETCHYVSLNEREFVYSLQEESAMKDIAVSETVKNRIERNQKRVHELDMLIRKIYEDNVIGRLPDRLFQSMLTDYENEQNELNKIIETDTADMQRIIGGQNNVERFLKLVKKYENITELTPVMINEFIDKILVHEPQGKGADRTTEVEIYLNYVGQFQVPVEQHEPTEEERIAAEKEADRLRRKRESNRKYMKKIREKSKKFAEHERIAEEKSSDSKLCAEQNATSKSNRQKVKGEKIA
- a CDS encoding DNA topoisomerase — its product is MILVIAEKPSVAQSIAKVLGATSRKDGYMEGGNYIVSWCFGHLVELADASSYDERYAKWRYDDLPIVPENWMFEVTKDKAQQFKVLSALMKDKRVTELVCATDAGREGELIFRLVYDKAGCVKPFKRLWISSLEDSAIREGFNHLRDGKEYDRLYEAALSRSKADWIVGINGTRLFTTLYHKKLVVGRVQTPTLAMLVERDGKISTFHKKKYFNVHVGKGDLTADLEKVKTEEEAKKIAAACEKKQAVVSSLKRETKTVNPPKLYDLTTLQREANRYYGFTAQQTLDLVQTLYEKKLLTYPRTDSQFITDDMEDTARQVISIVCRQLPLFSGVSVTPDTARVTDNSKVTDHHAILPTVQLEKQDVSALPQSEQKILNLVGMRLLCATGEKHTYAETQISLSCEGYEFKTKGKTVVQNGWKAIEELFKASLKAKEKDDPVKSLPEVHEGDMLDGVSASVTERFTTPPKQYTDVIFCERKEWIGIEERSSA